The Macrobrachium rosenbergii isolate ZJJX-2024 chromosome 18, ASM4041242v1, whole genome shotgun sequence genome has a window encoding:
- the LOC136848055 gene encoding zinc finger RNA-binding protein-like isoform X4, whose translation MSGFSADDNGKFSDTRDVNTALQQGLLKKAFVGVKRAIEDGIVTQSHAAGVTTLTCELCKVPCTGDTPMAQHLDGEPHRKRQRRMGGVVESRSPQASVSSVRPGTGAVVLQKSFSVGATGTDVEDTLQKAFKSGIIERESSNGVDSLICHVCCKSCTGVVPMKQHLESSAHIRKLRSSGIPVGGGEKFTSSIIPSPTAYDSLSVGSDTCSVGSRDYEEEVVPLVTDGSASSSNDNKNPRAEAESEEVVIEVDGMLMCLVCQVQCTGKANMAEHLQGDHHRRKWRDQVDQLKMFGTNVSTPRSTPSPKPSLSPKLHFQSTPSPKPSLSPKLPVENAKKSVTQNLLQSNSSNQSCRNLYVQQQVDRQRPYKLAKINLPENLSDLEVYFPDEPLGRNF comes from the exons TGAAAAGAGCCATCGAAGACGGTATTGTAACGCAGAGTCACGCAGCTGGTGTTACAACATTAACGTGCGAATTGTGCAAGGTACCATGCACTGGAGACACTCCAATGGCTCAGCATCTTGACGGAGAGCCTCACAGGAAAAGACAAAG GAGAATGGGTGGTGTGGTTGAATCCAGATCACCACAAGCGTCCGTATCCTCTGTACGCCCAGGGACTGGAGCTGTGGTTCTTCAGAAAAGTTTCAGTGTTGGAGCAACTGGTACAGATGTAGAAG ATACTCTCCAGAAAGCCTTCAAATCCGGAATTATAGAACGAGAGTCTTCTAATGGAGTAGACAGCCTAATCTGCCACGTTTGCTGTAAGAGCTGCACTGGAGTTGTTCCAATGAAGCAACACCTTGAGAGTAGTGCTCATATCAGGAAGCTAAG GAGTAGTGGCATACCAGTTGGCGGAGGTGAGAAGTTCACAAGTTCCATAATACCATCACCAACAGCTTACGACTCTCTCTCAGTAGGAAGTGATACATGTTCCGTAGGTTCCAGAGATTATGAGGAAGAGGTAGTTCCATTAGTCACTGATGGGTCAGCATCTTCTAGTAATGACAATAAAA ATCCCAGGGCAGAGGCAGAGTCTGAGGAGGTAGTCATAGAGGTGGATGGAATGTTAATGTGCCTGGTATGTCAAGTACAGTGCACAGGGAAAGCCAATATGGCAGAGCACTTGCAAGGAGATCATCACCGCAGAAAGTGGCG GGACCAGGTAGACCAGCTCAAGATGTTTGGCACAAATGTATCAACTCCTAGGTCCACACCATCACCCAAGCCATCATTAAGTCCAAAGTTGCATTTTCAATCCACACCATCACCCAAGCCATCATTAAGTCCAAAGTTGCCAGttgaaaatgctaaaaaatcTGTTACACAGAACCTCTTGCAAAGCAACTCATCAAACCAATCATGTAGAAATCTGTATGTACAACAGCAAGTTGACAGACAACGACCGTACAAATTAGCTAAAATAAACTTGCCAGAAAATTTATCGGATCTTGAAGTCTATTTTCCAGATGAACCACTAGGCAggaacttttaa